The Hirundo rustica isolate bHirRus1 chromosome 24, bHirRus1.pri.v3, whole genome shotgun sequence genome includes a window with the following:
- the EIF2D gene encoding eukaryotic translation initiation factor 2D, protein MFARAFRVRAKTNIKGSDRRKLRSEVAAAFPSLSTEQLAELIPNKEELNVIKIHSHKGEAITVYMNHRNPILFEVEKVLYPTVYTLWVYPDLLPAFATWPPVLQKLAGGADLMLPGVVVPSSGLPPVQRGTLCAVTLLGNRAPVAVGVATMSTEEMLAAGMKGKGFAVLHTHLDHLWEYGDKSSPPTLAPLVTDCAAKESAGDEEELQGKEPGSSCSPEPEQHVDIRDLSLKDRDTCAELLGKEELHENRAAEPAEDASTEDQHEAEDSRTPREQMDALFNQCFFHALKCKVKKSDLPLLTSTFLGSHMVSCCPAGKQLDIKKSSYKKFSKFLQCMQHQRILQVKELSKGVESIVDVDWRHPDIKAFAVPEGSSSASAAQDSKSEDREQVYRAPEIIPLYGVSTKMIPLFQESGHRKGSILSSSEVRNIIINYVKSNELVDETNKNFVKVNAVLCDCLLDKSEQDEISHLKWDELLSRCLERLQPLHQVTFSGQEPVVRKGNIEPIDISIAQRSSNKKVTIIKNLELYGLDPQCVANTLQQKVQASATISPAPGAKDRVQVQIQGNQIHHLAKMLLEEYQLPRKHIQGLEKAPKLGRKK, encoded by the exons ATGTTCGCCAGGGCGTTCCGCGTGAGGGCCAAGACCAACATCAAGGGCTCGGACCG GAGGAAGCTACGAAGTGAGGTGGCAGCAGCTTTCCCCTCCCTGAGCACTGAACAACTGGCTGAGTTGATTCCAAACAAGGAAGAGCTCAATGTCATCAAAATACACTCTCACAAAGGGGAAGCCATCACTGTTTACATGAACCACAGGAACCCAATACTGTTTGAAGTTGAGAAAGTTCTGTATCCAACAG TGTACACTCTGTGGGTCTACCCAGATCTTCTCCCTGCCTTTGCAACATGGCCCCCAGTGCTACAGAAACTTGCAGGAGGGGCAG ACCTGATGCTGCCAGGAGTCGTGGTGCCATCTTCTGGCCTCCCTCCGGTGCAGCGGGGCACGCTCTGTGCTGTCACCCTCCTGGGAAACAG AGCTCCCGTGGCAGTTGGAGTTGCCACCATGTCCACGGAGGAGATGCTGGCTGCTGGAATGAAAGGGAAGGgctttgctgtgctgcacaCTCACCTGGATCACCTCTG GGAATATGGTGACAAATCTTCTCCTCCTACCTTAGCTCCCTTGGTAACGGATTGTGCTGCAAAGGAGAGTGCTGGAGacgaggaggagctgcaggggaaggagcctggcagcagctgctcccctgaGCCAGAGCAGCACGTGGACATCAGGGATTTGAGCCTGAAGGACAGAGACActtgtgcagagctgctggggaaggaggagctcCATGAGAACAGAGCTGCAGAACCAGCTGAGGATGCCAGCACAGAGGACCAGCACGAGGCTGAGGACAGCAGGACCCCACGAG agcaaaTGGATGCATTGTTTAATCAGTGCTTTTTCCATGCCTTAAAGTGCAAAGTGAAGAAGTCAGATCTCCCTCTGCTCACCAGCACATTTCTAGGCAGCCACATGGTCTCCTGCTG CCCTGCAGGAAAACAACTGGACATAAAGAAATCAAGCTATAAGAAG TTCTCTAAATTCCTGCAATGCATGCAGCACCAGAGGATCTTACAAGTGAAGGAGCTGAGCAAAGGCGTGGAGAGCATCGTGGACGTGGACTGGAGACACCCAGA CATTAAAGCAtttgcagtgcctgaaggatcttcctcagcctctgctgcccAAGACAGCAAAAGTGAAGACAGAGAACAAGTGTACCGTGCTCCTGAAATCATTCCACTCTATGGGGTGTCCACAAAAATGATCCCGCTCTTTCAGGAATCTGGACACAG AAAAGGCAGCATCCTCTCAAGCAGTGAGGTGAGAAACATCATCATTAACTACGTCAAGAGTAACGAGCTGGTtgatgaaacaaacaaaaa CTTTGTAAAGGTGAATGCCGTTCTGTGTGACTGCCTGTTGGATaaatcagagcaggatgagATATCACACCTAAAATGGGATGAACTCTTGAGCAG GTGCCTTGAACGACTGCAGCCCTTGCACCAGGTGACATTTTCTGGACAAGAACCCGTGgtgagaaaaggaaacattGAGCCCATCGACATCAGCATAGCACAGAGATCATCAAACAAGAAG GTGACAATTATCAAGAACCTGGAGCTGTATGGTCTGGACCCTCAGTGTGTGGCCAACACTCTCCAACAGAAGGTCCAAGCCAGTGCCACCATCAGCCCAGCGCCGGGAGCAAAGGACAGAGTCCAGGTCCAGATCCAAGGCAACCAAATCCATCATCTGGCCAAGATGCTGCTCG AAGAGTATCAGCTACCTCGGAAACACATCCAaggcctggagaaggctccaaaGCTTGGCCGTAAGAAATAG